In the genome of Streptomyces sp. SAI-127, the window CGTGCGTGAGGGCGGTTCAGGTCGTGGACGACGGCAGACGGTGGGCCACAGAGCAGACGACCGTGATGTCGGCGAGGTGCGCGGCGATGTCCGCGCGGCGCCAGGTCTCGCCGTGCCGGTTGTTGAGCAGGACGGCATCGCGCAGCTCCGCGCGCATCGGCAGCGGACCACCGTCGGCGGTGGCGCGCGGCCGGTGCGGGGTGCCGGCCTCCAGCAGCGTGTTGCGCATCCACAGGGTGTCGGAGGCGGCGCGGGGCACACGGTCCAGCTCGTACAGCAGGACCTGCCCGACCTGAAGGGCCGTCACGAACGCATCCACCAGGTGTACGGACGGCTGCTGTTCGCCCTCCATGCCGCCGAGCGTGCCGTGCGGGCCGCCGGTGAGGCGTACGTCGGCAGTGGCGACGTTGGTGTCCGGCCTGACCTGCATGCTCTCGACCCGCTGGGCACCGAGCCGGTGAGTGTCGCCGTAGCCGCCGTCGCGGACCACGGGCTGGGCCCGGGGACGTTCGCCGGGACGGACGTCCGGGTGGTCGGTCTCCAGGCGGATGCGCAGCGTGCCCACGACGGCTTCGACTGCGGTGCGGGTGCGGCCGGGCCGCGGAGAGGGCAGCCCCTCGGCGATGTACGCCGAGACCGGGAACCCGGCCAGGTCCTCCTCCACCGGACGGGTGCCGGCCTTGATACGGACCCGGGCGAGCCAGACCGTGGCCAGCTCCCGGTCCGTCAGGCTCAGATGGGAGGTGAGCAGGGCTTCGGTGAGCTGGGCGCCGAGCAGCAGGACGTCGACGGTGGACAGGTGCGGCCGCTGGTCGGTGTCGCCCTTGCGGGACCAGTCACGCGGGTAGTCGACCTGCGCGGTGGCGGCCAGTGCGGGTGCCCCGGCGGCCGGGCCGTCCACCGCCTCGGGTATGTGGAGGCCGGTGAGGCGGTGGCGGGCACGTTTGTATCCCTCGCCGAAGAACCGGCGTTCGGGTGCGCCCAGGTAGTCGGAGACGTCCGGGAGATAGGGCGGAGTGACGGGCAGAAGGGACGAGGCAGACTGAGCAGACATCGGGTTCCTTCCTTGTGCCGTGCGTACCGGGCCGTAGGTGCGGGGCGAGCGGCCCCGCACCCGAAGCGGCCGGGAGGCCGATTACGGGGCGACCGTGAGGCTGGGCTCCCCCTCGCCGTCGCCGACGCGCACCACGGTGGGGGCAGCGGACTTCGCCGTCCGCAACAGGACACTGATGACGAGGGCGCCGGCCAGGACCACCAGCCCGTCGACGAGGATGCCGAAGGTGGTGCCGTCCAGGACGCCGGCCGCGGAGGCGACGCCGTTGTCCAGCGCTCCGTACTGCGAGGCGGCGACGGCGGACATCACCGGGATGCCGAGGGTGAAGCCGATCTGCTGGGTCATGGCGGCCAGACCGGTGGCCAGCCCCTGCTCGCGGTCCTCGATGCCGGAGGTGCCGACGACGGTGTACGCGACGATCGCCAGGACGTGACCGAACCCGCCGACGAATGTGGTGACCAGGACCGCGGCGATGCCCACGGTCTTGTCCTCACCCAGCCAGAACAGCACACCGGTCATCACACCCTGCACCGCGAGGCCGAGGACCAGGCTGCCCTTGGCGCCGGTACGAGCGATGATCTTCGATGCGAAGGTGCCGCCGAGGAACGCGCCGAGTCCCAGGAAGCCGAACATCAGGCCCGTCTGGAACGGGGTGAGGCCCAGCACCTGCTGGAGATAGAGGGTGAGCAGGAAGGACAGGGCCGACTCCATGGAGAAGGTGATCAGACCTCCCAGGTTGCCCCACTTGACGGAGTTGGCCTTCAGAATGCGCACCGGGGCGAGCGGCGCGGCGGACTTCAGTTCGATCACATAGAAGGAGACCAGCAGTACGGCGGCGACCAGGAGCGTGGCCCAGGTCTGGGGGGAGTCCCAGCCCTCCCGCTCGGCGCTGGTGACGCCGTACACGAAGGCGAGCAGGCCCGCGGTGACGGTGATCGACCCGGGCACGTCCAGCTTGGGCCGGTCCTCGGCCACCGAGTCAGTGATCACCAGGATGCCGCCGATGAACAGGGCCACGCCGACCGGGACGTTGATGAAGAAGTCCCATCGCCAGGAGAGCAGGTCGGTGAGCACACCGCCGAGGACCGCGCCACCGGCAAAGCCCAGGGAGAGCAGCGCGCCGTTCAGCCCGAGCGCCTTGGTGCGCAGCGGGCCCTCCTCGAAGCTGGTGGTGATCAGCGCCATGCCCGACGGGGTGACGATCGCCGTGGCGAGGCCCTGCAGCACCCGGGCCACGATCATCAGTCCGGGGCTGGTGGCCAGACCACCGAGCAACGAGGAGACCGTCAGCAGCGCCATCCCGACGAGGAAGAGCTTCTTACGGCCGATCAGGTCGCCGATGCGTCCGAAGAGCAGCATGAAGCCGGCGGCGGTCAGGGCGAAGGCCGTGGAGATCCACTGGAGGCTGTCGAGCCCGAACCCGAGGTCCGAGCCGATCTCCGGCAGCGCCACGGTGAGGATGGAGAAGTCGACGGCGAACATGAACTGCGCGCCCAGCAGAACGACGAGGATCGTCTTCTGCTTCCCCGTCATGGAGAGTTCTGAGGAGTGTGTCTTCGGCATGGCCAGAAGCCTCACGCCGATCGCGATCACCAAACAGTGCGCGCTCAACATATTGGTCGCCGCCAACAGGCTCCGCCCTTGACCGGGGGCAGGCGGGCTTCCGAGCGTCGCGGACCGCACAGCGGGCCGGGGTGGAGTACCCGCGCCCTGCCGTCCACGGCGCAATTGCCGTATCGGCGCGGTCCGTTCACTCCACGGGCTGCCATCGGAAGCCGCCGTCCGTGGCCTCGACCCGGCCGAAGACCACGTCCGCGAAGTGCCCGGCGTAACAGATGGTGCCCGGCCGCGCGGCCTCCTCGAGCACGGCCCTGCGCGTCCTGACCGCCTCCTCGCCCGCGCCGTCGAAGAACACCCGCCACTCAGGGTGTGCCGCTTGGGCAGGAGAGTGCAGGGCGTCCCCGAGCACCAGCACCCGGCGGACGCCGTCGTCCCCGGACCGGTCGGCCGCGACGTCCACCACGTATCCCGCGTGGCCGCCGGTGTGTCCGGGCCACTCCCGCAGAGTGACACCGGGGATCACCTCTGCGCCGTCAGGTACCGTGCGGACCCGGTCCGCGAGGCGCCTCGGCAGCAAGCCGCCGCCCTCGCGCCACTCGGCCGCCGACAGCACGTAGGACGTGACGCCCTCGAAGTGGGAGCCGTCGTCCGCCAGTACCCATCCGATGTGGTCGTCGTGGAGATGGGTGAAGGCGACTGTGTCCAGGGCCTGGGCATCCACCCCCGCCGCTCCGAGGAGTGTGATCAGGTCACCGCCCGCCAGCACGCCCAGGGCGGGGTGCGTCTGCGCTGCCTCCAGACGCCGGGGGCCGAATCCGGCGTCGATCAGCAGGGTCCGGCCCTGATGCTCGACCAGCAGACCGCCCACCGACGCGATCAGGAAACCGTCCGGGTCCTGGTAGGGGGCGAGCGCGGCGAGGTCGTCCGGGCCGAGTCCGGTGAACCAGCCCTCCGGCCTCAACTGGACCATGCCGTCCGGGACATGGGTCAGTCGCCAGTCCCCCAAGGTGAGTGAGCGCAGCGGCGAAGGACGGGTCAGCCGCTCGAGCGGCAGTACAGCAGACATGGCGAAGGCACTTTCGGCAGAGGAGGGTGAAGACGGAGAGAAAAAGGCCGGGTTGTCCCACCGGTCCGGCGGGACAACCCGGCTCTCAGGCCGCGGAGCCTCTTACGTCGCGCGACAGGGTGAGCAGCGGCAGGGCTCGTTCCGCGCGGGTCCCGGGCACCGGCATGAACACGGTGAGCCGCAGGCCCAGTCGGGGGGTGAAGTCCAGCGTCGTCCGCCGCAGGGACAGCTCACCGGCCCGCGGATGCTGGAGCAGGTCGATGCCGCAGGAGTCCTCCTGCACCTCCTGCGCGTTCCACAGCTTCCCGAACTGCTCGCTTCGCGCGAGCAGTCGGTCCACCATCGCCTCCAGCAGAGGGTCGCCGGAGTGGTTCGCGGCGTGGGCCCGGAAGCGTGCCACGACCGTCGCCGCGTCCTGCTCCCAGTCCGGGTACCGGACGCGTGTCTGCGTGTTGAGGAAGAAGTCCTCGACGAGGTTGCCGCAGCCGGAGTCCAGCGCCAGCAGTTCGCGGGCGGCGGCGTTGGCCACCACCACGTTCCACACCCGGTCGGCAACATAGGCGGGGTTGGGCAGCCAGTTGTCGACGAAGGGCTTGAAGGATTCCCCGTCCGGTGGGGGCGAGGAGGCGAAGTGGGCCGAGCTCAGACCGGCGAGCCGCCACACGTACTGACGCTGGGTGTCGTCCAGGCTGAGCACCCGGGAGATCGCGGCGAGCACCTCGGCGGACACGTTCTCAGCCCGGCCCTGCTCGATCCAGGTGTACCACGACACTCCCACACCGGCCAGAAGTGCCACTTCCTCACGGCGCAGACCGGGGGTTCTGCGCACGCCGGCGCGTGGCAGGCCCACTTCGGTGGGGTCCACTTCCCCCCTGCGCACCTTCAAGAACTGTCCGAGTTCCTTTAACTGACGGCCAGTCGGCATGACTTCCCGCCCCTTTGTCGAGCCATAGGCACTGAGATGTACGCCACCTTACCCACCTGCTTCCCCACCGTGTGCGGCACGTGACAGGGGTTACACCACCGGGGTTCAGGTCGAACTTCGATGATCCCCGGTGCCATGGAGGCAGGTCTAACCGGGCGGCCCAAAGCCCGCCTTAAGTAGCTCTGGCCCGAGCGTCTACCCCAGGTAGCCGTTAGGGCGGCTTTAGAGGGATCGCCAACGATTACGCCGCCGTGGCCCGGTGGCAGGTGCGGAACTTGCAGGGCCGACCCGGAGGGCTGAACAGGTGGGCCCCTACGACCACGTGCTCATCGTGGTCCGCGACGAGGCGGAGCCGACAGCGCGGAGCGGCTCCCCCGGGGCCGGCGGCCGAGACACGGCGAGTCCGCCGACACCGGCGACGGGGTGGGAGTGCGGAGCGCGGATGCCCAGCCGGGCGGCACGGGGCCAAGGCACAGGCACCGAACCGCACGACCGGACGGCGGAGGACCACGGCACAGGCACCGCCTCCGCACACCCCGCAAGCACCCGGTGCCCCTACAGCGCTCTCAGGACGGTGAGGACATGACGCCCAGTGACCACCTTGCCCCACGCCCCGGCACCGCGCCCCCCTGTCTTCTGCCGTGGCAGCGATGGCCGGACACCGCCTCGATCCGGCTGTTCTGCTTCCATCACGCGGGAGGTGCTGCTTCCTCCTTCAGCAGCTGGCAGGATTGGCTCGGCCCGGCCGTCACCGTGGTTCCCGTGCAGTTGCCGGGGCGGGAGCGTCGGATACGGCAGCCGAGGATCTTCGACTTCGGGCGGCTGCTGGACGAACTCGACGAGCAGCTGGCCCCCTTGATGCAGGGGCACTACGCGGTGTACGGGCACAGCTTGGGCGGTCTGATCGCCCATGAGTTGACCCGGCGCCTGGTGGCGACGGACCGGCGCGCGCCGGAGCTGCTGATGGTGGGGGCGTGCGCGCCGCCGCACCTGCCGCGCTCCGCCGTGGCCCCGCGGAACGCCTCCGACGCCCAACTCACCTCGTGGATGCGGGGCCTGGGCGGTGTCCCGGACCGGGTGGCGCGTCACCCGGTCTGGTTGCGCAGGTCCGTCGACCTGCTGCGGGATGACCTGTGTCTGGTGCACAGCCATCCGCGTCACCCCGCCGTGCCGCTGCCCGTACCGCTGCGGGTGCTGGCGGCGCAGAACGACCCGCTGCTGACGCCGGCACAGGCCCAGGAGTGGGCGCGGCACACGTCGTACGACTTCCGGGTGCACACCCTGCCGGGCGGCCACTTCTTCCACCGGGAGTACCCCGAGGCCACGCTGCGGGTGATCTCCCAGTTGCTGCCGTTCACCACGGAGCGGATCTGAGTCGACGGCCGACCGGATACCGGAATGTAAAAACCATGCTTCGCAGACCAACCGGAAACAAAAACTTGGTCAAGGAAACCGACCAGGAATAACCCATTTCGCACGCCATCTATTGTTTACCGCTCAAGAAGCCTCCCCCTCATTCGCGCAGCAGTCGTTATCGTGGGAACGATTGACCGGTTCGGGGGAAAGGTTTCAGTCATTGTGGAGACATCTTCGGCCACCACGAATACGCCACGGACGGCATCGGTGCGCTGCGGTGAGGCGCTGCGACTGTTCCACGCACTCCAGCGGGTCGGCGAAGGCCACGGTGGCGTCGTCGAACTGCACGGAGACCCCGGGTCCGGGAAGACGCGGCTGCTGGCCCAGTTGACGGCGGCGGCCCGGGACCAGGGAGTCCGGGTGCTCGACGGCCGCTGCTACCCCGCGGAACGCGACGCGTTCAGCGTCCTCACCCGGGCCCTCGGCGACCTGGTGACACCACAGCGTCTCGATCGGCTCTCACCGGCCCACGCCGACCTGATCCGGGCCGGACTGTGCGCCCGGCGCGGCCGCGCGGACCCGCCCCAGCCGCTCCCGCTGTCCCAGGCGGTGCACACCCTGCTGGCCGGTGCCGCCGACGAGAGCGGTGGACTGCTGCTGGTGCTGGACGACTTCCACTGGGCCGACCCGAAGTCCCTGGAGTTCGCCGACCACTTGGTGCGCTGGCCGCTCAGGGCGCCCGTCCTCATCGTCATCGCCCATCGGCCACGGCAGGCCGACCCGTTGCTGCTCAGCACACTCGCCTACGGTGCCGAACAGGGCCGGGTGACCCGCGTCGGGCTCGGTCCGATCAGCCCGGAACAGGCTGCCCGGCTGCTGAACGTACGGCCCGACACCGGCTGGCTGCGATCGGCGTACACGGAAAGCCAGGGCAACATCCTGAGTCTGCTGGTGCTCGGCGAGTCCGCACCGCTCAAACCTTCTCTGACCACCGGCCTGGTCACCGGTCGGCTGGCCCCGCTCGCCGCCGAGGTGGAACTGCTGAACCCCGCCGAACGCCTGGTGGCCGAGGGCGCGGCAGTGCTGGGCGATCGTTTCACCCGCGAGGAACTGGCCGCCGTCTGCGAGTTGCCCTTCGACGAGACCTGCGGGGCCGTCACCGGGCTGATCCGGCTCGATATCCTGCGCCCGCTGCCGCACGCCACCACTCGTCTCGTCTTCCGCCAGCCGGTACTGCGCGACCTGGTGCACGAGCGGATGGACCACTGCCGGCGTCGGCGGGCCCACCGCAGGGCGCTGACCGGCCTCAGTCACCGCGCCGCCCCAGCCCCCGAGCGCGCCGTACACATCGAGTTGTCCACCAGCACGTTCACGTCGGAGGACTTGGAGACGCTGGCCCGGGCCGGTACGGAGGCGGCGCTGAGCGCCCCCGAGGACGCCATCCGCTGGCTGCTGCTCGCACTGCGTGGCCTCGCCCGGGACGACCGCTCGCCGGGCCGGCTGCTCGGTCTGATTCCGCCGCTGGCCCGAGCACTCCAGGCAGGCGACTTCCTCAACGACGACGAGGCGTTACGGCACCTGCTCAGCCGGCATGACGGGATCCGGCCTGACGAGGCGCGGCACGCGGTGATACGCGTCTGCGTCCTGGTGGAGTGCCTGCATGGTCGGTTCGCCGAGGCCGACGCACTGCTGCGCGCCGAACTCGCGCGGGCCGGCTCCGCCGCCGACACGGATCTGCTCGCCCGGCTGACGATTTTTCGGGGCATCGTGTCGTCCCTGTGCAATGACGGCGAACTGGCCGTCCTCGCCTCCGCCGCGCTCCAACTGGCCCGCTCCGCAGGGCGGGCGACGACGCTGGCCGGCGCCCTGTCCCTGCACGCCCTCGCCGAGCTGACCGCCGGCCGCACCGCGCGGTCCCTGAACGCGTACGACGCCGCGGTACGGCAGATGGACGAGCTCCCGATCGCGGACATGCGCCTGCACACGGAGTATTTCGCCCTGCTCGGCTGGTGCGCCCTGTCGCTGGGGCGGCCGCAGGAGGCGGAGTCCCGCTATGCGCGCGGTATCGCCGTCTCGGCGGGCCGCTCCCCCGACACCATGCTCCCTGTCCTGCTCAGCGGACTCGCCGACGCCCAGATGCGGCAGGGCCGGCTGAACAGCGCGCGGCGCTCGGCCGCCGACGCCGCTGACCTGGCCGGGCACCTGGGCGCGGACCGGCTGCGGGCCTACGCGATGGCCCAGGAGGCGCTCTGCATCACCTACGCGGAGCCGCCGGGCAGCAGCCGCGCCTCGGCGCGTACGGAGGAAGCGCTGCGGGCTCTGCGTTCCTGGAGCGACACCTGGCATTCCCTGTCCGTGCTGACGGTTGCCGAATCCCTCCTCCTCCAGGGCGGCCAGGAACGCTGCCTGGATCTGCTGCTCGAACTGGGCGCCCCTGACCTCGGATTACTCAGCCCGTCACTACGGACCCGCGCCTACGAGTTGCTCACGCTGGCCTGTGTCTCCAGCGGCACCCGCGCCACACTGTGGGCAGAGCGCGCCTCCCGGGTGACGGAGATCTGCGCACTGCCGCACATCCAGGCCTACGCCCTCCTCGCCCGGGGCCATGTGCTCACCCAGCAGAACCAGCCGACCGCGGCGATCAGCGCCTACCGGAAAGCCGAACGCCTCTTCGACGGCGCACAGTTGAGACTCCCGAGCCTGCGCGCGGCCGTACGGACCGCCCGGGCGGCGAGTTCCGGCGCACGGCCCGAGGAGGCGGAGGTGCTGTGGTCGGCGGCGCGGGAACTGGCCGATCACTGGCAGGTACCGCTCTTCGCCCAGCTGCCGTCCGGCCGCCCCCAGGAAGGCTCTCCTGAGCGTGACCGGCCCTCCGCAGCACCCTCGCCGACGGCTTCGGCACCCGACCTCGCGTCTCTGACCCGGCGCGAGCTGGAGGTGGCGAGGCTGGTCGGCACCGGGAGACGTACCCGTGAGGTCGCCGAAACACTGCGGGTGAGCCCGCGCACGATCGAGGTCCATCTCTCGCGCGTCTACCGGAAACTGGAGATCGGTTCTCGGGCGGAGCTGGCCAGACTGATGGCCGTACGTGTTTCTACTGATGCACGTACACAGACTTCCTGAGAGGCTGAAATCAACTCCATGGGAACAGCGCAGGACCGGTTCCCGAAATGGGCGAACCTGTAACCGGAGGACATATTACGGAAACTTTCGGCGGGCAATGCCGGCGTGCGCAACCGCCGTTTTCCAGTGACACACGATCACCGCACCATCCGCCTCGACGAACGCTCCGGCCCAGTGTCGCGCCGAGCGTTGTCGGGCCTCCCCCCACCAGGAAGGCAGCCTCATGCGATTCGAGATCCTGGGAAGCCTGCGCATCACCGACGGCCAGGACGTGTTCACGGTCACCGCTCCGAAAATGGAGTCCCTGCTCGCCGCCATGGTGGTGCGCGCCGGCGATGTCGTCTCCACAGACCAGATGTGCACCGAGATCTGGGGTGAGGAGCCCCCACGCCGTGCCGTCGCCACGGTGCACGTCTACATCTCGCAGCTGCGCAAGGTGCTCGGACGGGTGGACCGGGGCCGCAGTCCGATCGTGACCCGGTTCCCCGGCTATGTCCTGGAGCTCGGTGACGGCACCCTGGACGCTCACGAGTTCCACCGGATGGCCCGGCAGGGCCGGGCCGCGTTCCGTGCCGGGCGGTATCAGGAGGCCTCCGCGGCCTGCCACCGGGCGCTCGCGCTGTGGCGCGGCACGGTACTCGGTGAGCTGCGCGGCGGCCCCATCGTGAACGAGTTCGCGACCTGGGCCGAGGAAGCACGCCTGGAGTGCCTCGAGTTGGGCAACGAGGCGGACCTGATGCTGGGGCGGCACCGCGAGTTGGTGGGGCCGCTGTACGCGCTGGTGAACAAGCATCCGCTGATCGAGGCGTTCCACCGGCAGCTGATGCTCGCCCTGTACCGGTCCGACCGGCGGGCCGACGCCCTCCAGGCCTTTCGGCAGGTGCGTTCCCTGCTCGACCGCGAGTTGGGTATCGCACCGTGCCGTCCGTTGCACGAGCTGCACCAGCAGATCCTGACCGGCCAGGAGTCGAGAGTGCCGGCGGCGGCGTGAATCGCCGGGGCGGCGGGCCTTCCGGCGGGACGCCTGCCGACCGCCCGGGTCGGTTCGGCCGGGTCGGTCACGGTCCGGGGGCTCCGGCGAGCCGTGGGGCGCCGGGTGCTGGTCCTCCGCACCCGGCGCCCCGTCCATCCCGCGTCCTCACTCCGCCGAGACGAGCTCCAGCAGGTTCCCGGCCAGGTCGAGGGTGTGGTCGACCGTGCCGGCCACGAAGGTGAAGTCGACGAAGACCTCGGAAGCCGGCAGCACCGAGCGCATCTTCAGCACCTCCTCGGCGACCACCGTGACCGGCGTGCCGGAGGCCACGTTGACCCGCAGGATCACCCCGATCCCGTCCGGATCCCTCCCGGCGTCCTCGGCGGCATGCCGGATGGTCGCCCACCCCTCGGTGAGCTGCTTCGCCGGAAAGGCCTCCGGGGCCCACCACACCGGCATCCAGCCGTCGGCCCGCGCCCCGATCCGCCGCAGCGCCCGCGGCCCGAACGCGCCGAGATAGATGGGCGGATGCGGTCGTTGCACCGGCTTGAGGCCGACGTGGCCTGCCGGGATCGTGAACAACGGGCCCCGGTGCTCCACGGGGTCGGTCGTCCACCAGGCCACGAGCACGTCCAGCAGTTCGTCCAGCCGCGCTCCACGCCCCTCGAACGGCACCCCCGCGGCCTGGTACTCCTCGGGCGACCAGCCGCTCCCGAACCCGGCGACGAGCCGGCCGGCGCTGGCCACGTCGATTGCGGCCAGGGCGCGCGCCAGCAGGGCGGGCGGGTACCACGGCGCGTTGATGCCGCTGCTGCCCAGCCGGACCTCGCCGGTGGCCGCCGCCGCGACCGCCAGTGCCGTCAACGGGTCGGCCGCCACCCGGAATTCGTCCGGAATGAAACGGGAACCGGGCGAATAACCGACCGCCGGATCCACCGGGGTCAACAGTCGGTCGCCGACCCAGAGGCTGCTCGCGCCAAGTTTCTCCGCCTCGGCGGCGAACCGGGCGATGCCGTTCACCTCATTGGCCGCCGGACCGAATGTCGGAAGACCGAAGCCCAGACGCATATGTCCGCTCCACCCGCTCTGGAATGTCATCAGCAAGGAAAGTGCAAGAACGCACCGGAATCTCTTCCAGCGACTTTCACCTACGTTAGGGGGGCGCATAGCGGGGCTCCAGAGCGCGTTGGTCCCGCTACCACCGGCACTGGTGGTGCCGCCCATAGGAGAAACCGACTCCCCCCTGTCTGGCCGGTCGGCCCATATATTCGTTCAGGCGGCGAACCAGCCATGACAGACAGGGGATTTGATGTATCCGGAACGACTCAAATTCGGCGCGTTTCTGGCACCGTTCCATCCGCTCGGCGAGGATCCCACCCTGCAGTTCGAGCGGGATCTCGAACTGATCGAGCTGTTCGACCGGCTCAACTACGACGAATTCTGGATCGGCGAACACCACTCGCTGGGCTGGAACAGCATCGGCGTCCCCGAGTTGTTCGTGGCCGTCGCCGCCGAGCGGACGCGCCAGATCAAACTGGCCACCGGCGTGATGACACTGCCGTATCACCATCCCTTCATGGTGGCCACCCGGGCCATGCATCTCGACCATCTGACCCGGGGCCGCTTCATCCTCGGCGTCGGGGCGGGAAGCAGCCCGGTGGACGCCCATATGCTCGGCCGCGAGTGGGGGGACATGCGCCGCATGTTCGGCGAGTCCCTGGAGGCGGTCGTGGAACTGCTCCACGGCGACCAGCCGGTCACCAGGAAGACACCGTGGTTCACCCTGCAGGACGCCAAACTCCAGCTCGCGCCGTACCGGGCGGGCAAGATAGAGATCGCGGCCGCGAGCGTCGCCTCGCCCCACAGCGTGCGGCTGTCCGGTCGACTCGGCATCAGCACCGTCTCGTTCGGCGTGTCCCGGCCCGGCCACCGGCCTCCGGACATGCAGACGCAGTGGCGGTACGCCGAGGAGGCCGCCGCGGAGCACGGCAGGACGGTGGACCGCTCGAACTGGCGCATCACGCTGCCGATCCATGTCGCCGAGACCCGTGCGCAGGCCATCGACGACGTCCGCGCCGGTTACCAGAGGTGGGCCCACGAGTACTGGGGTGACCTGCGCGGCCTCGACGTGAGCATTCCCGGCGTCGAACCGGAGAACGCGATCGAGGCCGCGATCGAGGCCGGCAGCGCGATCGTGGGCTCGGTCGACGACTGCGTGGCGGGCATCCGGCGCATGCAGGAGGAGACCGGCGGTTTCGGCACCCTGCTGGTGTACCTCCAGGACTGGGCCGATCCGGAGCGGACCAGGCGCAGTTATGACCTGCTGGCACGCTATGTGGCTCCCCACTTCACCGGTTCGGCGCGCCCGCTGGCCGAGTCCGCGCGGTGGTATCAGGAGAACCGCGACCTGTTCGGCGGCAAGCTCACCCTCCCCGATCACGGAGCACGGCCGCGCGGCGCGGCCGCCGGGTGAGCGATCGTCCTCCAGCGCCGCTGCCGCACCGGGTGATGTCCGGCACCGGTGCGGCAGCGGCGCTGCGCGCGGCTCTTCCCACTGCCGGCGGGCGGTCAGGCCGCGGCGACGGCGGCCTCGCGGTGTTCCGTACGGGCGATCAGCAGCCAGGCGCCCGCCGCGGCGGCGAGATACGCGACGCCGATCGCGGCGAAGCACAGCGCCGCCCCGCGGTTCCAGTCCGAGGTGGCGCCGAGTACGACGCTCATCGCGGCGATGCCCACGAGGGTGCCGATCTGCCGGTTGGCGTTGAGCACGGATCCGGCCGCGTTCGCGTGCTCGGGGCCGGCGGCGTCCACCAGAGCGGCTGTCATCCCCGGGGAGATGATGCCCGCGCCGATGTTGGCGAGGCCCACGGCCACCGCCAGCACCCAGTAGGGCGTGGCCGAGGACACCTCGACCATGGTCAGCGAGGCGATCCCGGCGACCAGCAGGAAGACCGTCAGCAGTGCCCCGTTGGAGAAACGGGCGGAGATGCGCGAGTACACGACGTTGGCCAGCGGGAACCAGATCGTCATCGGCAGCAGTTCGAGTCCGGCCTGGAACGGGGAGGCACCGCGGGCGTGCTGGAGGTACAGGCTCAACATGAACATGCTGCCGTACAGCGCGAGGTTGAAGAGGAATCCCACCAGGTTGGCACCGGCGAAGCTCGGCCGGCCGAACAAGCTCCACGGCATTACCAGGTTGTCGGCGCGACGTTCGCGCACCAGCAGCGAAACGGCGGCGACCACCAGCACGACGTACGAGATCACCATCCCGCCGGCCCCCCAGCCGAGCCTCGGTCCCTCGATGAGGGCGAAGCTCAGGGCCGCGAGTGCCACGATCCACAGGACATGGCCGGGTACCGCCAGCTTGGTGGCCCGCGTCTCGGACGCGTCGATGAAGCGCCTGGTCAGCAGGATGCCGATGATGCCGATGGGCAGGTTCAGGACGAAGATGCTCTGCCAGCCGAACGCGCTGACCAGAAGACCGCCCACGGTCGGGCCCAGGCCCGCCGAGGTGGCCACGATCGCCGACCACAGGCCCAGCATCCGGGTGCGCTGCCGCTTCTCCGGGAACGAGAACACCAGCAGGGACAGCGAACTCGGCATGAAGAGCGCGGCCCCCACGCCCTGCAGGAGCCGCGCGACGATCAGCACGACCGCGTTCGGCGCGAGCGCGCAGCCGAGGGA includes:
- a CDS encoding TIGR03619 family F420-dependent LLM class oxidoreductase, which produces MRLGFGLPTFGPAANEVNGIARFAAEAEKLGASSLWVGDRLLTPVDPAVGYSPGSRFIPDEFRVAADPLTALAVAAAATGEVRLGSSGINAPWYPPALLARALAAIDVASAGRLVAGFGSGWSPEEYQAAGVPFEGRGARLDELLDVLVAWWTTDPVEHRGPLFTIPAGHVGLKPVQRPHPPIYLGAFGPRALRRIGARADGWMPVWWAPEAFPAKQLTEGWATIRHAAEDAGRDPDGIGVILRVNVASGTPVTVVAEEVLKMRSVLPASEVFVDFTFVAGTVDHTLDLAGNLLELVSAE
- a CDS encoding AfsR/SARP family transcriptional regulator, which encodes MRFEILGSLRITDGQDVFTVTAPKMESLLAAMVVRAGDVVSTDQMCTEIWGEEPPRRAVATVHVYISQLRKVLGRVDRGRSPIVTRFPGYVLELGDGTLDAHEFHRMARQGRAAFRAGRYQEASAACHRALALWRGTVLGELRGGPIVNEFATWAEEARLECLELGNEADLMLGRHRELVGPLYALVNKHPLIEAFHRQLMLALYRSDRRADALQAFRQVRSLLDRELGIAPCRPLHELHQQILTGQESRVPAAA
- a CDS encoding LLM class flavin-dependent oxidoreductase, whose product is MYPERLKFGAFLAPFHPLGEDPTLQFERDLELIELFDRLNYDEFWIGEHHSLGWNSIGVPELFVAVAAERTRQIKLATGVMTLPYHHPFMVATRAMHLDHLTRGRFILGVGAGSSPVDAHMLGREWGDMRRMFGESLEAVVELLHGDQPVTRKTPWFTLQDAKLQLAPYRAGKIEIAAASVASPHSVRLSGRLGISTVSFGVSRPGHRPPDMQTQWRYAEEAAAEHGRTVDRSNWRITLPIHVAETRAQAIDDVRAGYQRWAHEYWGDLRGLDVSIPGVEPENAIEAAIEAGSAIVGSVDDCVAGIRRMQEETGGFGTLLVYLQDWADPERTRRSYDLLARYVAPHFTGSARPLAESARWYQENRDLFGGKLTLPDHGARPRGAAAG
- a CDS encoding helix-turn-helix transcriptional regulator, whose product is METSSATTNTPRTASVRCGEALRLFHALQRVGEGHGGVVELHGDPGSGKTRLLAQLTAAARDQGVRVLDGRCYPAERDAFSVLTRALGDLVTPQRLDRLSPAHADLIRAGLCARRGRADPPQPLPLSQAVHTLLAGAADESGGLLLVLDDFHWADPKSLEFADHLVRWPLRAPVLIVIAHRPRQADPLLLSTLAYGAEQGRVTRVGLGPISPEQAARLLNVRPDTGWLRSAYTESQGNILSLLVLGESAPLKPSLTTGLVTGRLAPLAAEVELLNPAERLVAEGAAVLGDRFTREELAAVCELPFDETCGAVTGLIRLDILRPLPHATTRLVFRQPVLRDLVHERMDHCRRRRAHRRALTGLSHRAAPAPERAVHIELSTSTFTSEDLETLARAGTEAALSAPEDAIRWLLLALRGLARDDRSPGRLLGLIPPLARALQAGDFLNDDEALRHLLSRHDGIRPDEARHAVIRVCVLVECLHGRFAEADALLRAELARAGSAADTDLLARLTIFRGIVSSLCNDGELAVLASAALQLARSAGRATTLAGALSLHALAELTAGRTARSLNAYDAAVRQMDELPIADMRLHTEYFALLGWCALSLGRPQEAESRYARGIAVSAGRSPDTMLPVLLSGLADAQMRQGRLNSARRSAADAADLAGHLGADRLRAYAMAQEALCITYAEPPGSSRASARTEEALRALRSWSDTWHSLSVLTVAESLLLQGGQERCLDLLLELGAPDLGLLSPSLRTRAYELLTLACVSSGTRATLWAERASRVTEICALPHIQAYALLARGHVLTQQNQPTAAISAYRKAERLFDGAQLRLPSLRAAVRTARAASSGARPEEAEVLWSAARELADHWQVPLFAQLPSGRPQEGSPERDRPSAAPSPTASAPDLASLTRRELEVARLVGTGRRTREVAETLRVSPRTIEVHLSRVYRKLEIGSRAELARLMAVRVSTDARTQTS